Genomic DNA from Candidatus Acidiferrales bacterium:
GACAACCGGCGCAGCAAACGAAATGCGAACATCGCGCCGCGGCTTGCCGTTCATTTCGACCAAGCGCACAACCTCGTCGTTGTGCTCTTCGGCTTTCTTGAAGACCATTACGCGAACGCTGTTGTTGCTGACTTTCAGCAACGAGAAAGTTTTGCCGAGTGCGCCACGGTGCTTCGTGGTCTGAAAGGCAATGAGTGGGGCGTCGAGACGGTACGCCTGCCAGGCCGTATCGCCGTCGCGCCAGCCGCCCGCGTGGCTCGAAAACCCGTAGAGAAATTCGTGATGGCCAAAATCCTGCGAGCCCTGGTCACGATAGGACTGGCCGGCGTCGCTGACACCCGGAGTGTAGAGGAGCGTGAGGCGCAACGTATTGTCGCTTGGTTTATCGGAGCCGGTCTTCACGCCGGAAAGAATTGTGACGCCGAAGCTGCCGCTTTGATCCGTGAGGTCGAACCAGCGATGCGAGGGCATCTCAAACATTTTTTCGTTGTCGGTGGGCCGCTCGATAGTTCCGGCGCCCCAATTGTAAGTTGCATGTTCATTCGAAGCGGTCAGCGGGAAAGTTGCTTTGAGAGCGGCTTCGCGAGTTTTCCAATCGATGGCGTTGGCGAATTCGATGCGATTGCCCGCATCGCCGGCGGAGAGACGAATTGTTTGCACGAATTTCGAACCTTCGGCTTCGCGGTCGATTCGGAGGGCGACGCGGACCGGACCGTTTTCGACAATGGTGATTTTTGCGGGACCGCCGACGTAACCACGCGGCGGCTTAGTCTGATCCGACCAGTCCATGTTCCACGCGGGCCATTGCGACGGCTTTTCGGTTTGGAAAGCGAGGCGCGCGGGAGCGGAAAGAAGTTCGCGATTTAGTTTTTTGTCGAAGATGCTCGAAACGTCGCCGTCGTGATTCAACTGGATGCGATAGCGGGCGTTTTCGAGGGAGGAATTCGTAACTTTGAGTTCGGAATTCGGCAAAGGCGCAGTTGCGGATGGCTGCACATCGTAAACCGCGAAGCCGGTCGATGGAACTTTAGCGAGGAACAAAACTCTCGCCACACCATTTTCGTCACCGTTAATTTGCGCGGAGACTTCCCTACCGTCGGGGCCGACGACGCGAATCCCTTGCGGAGCGCCGCCGGAAAAATTGATGTTCGCTTCAACGACGTCTTCGCGGTCGATGGACAATGGATTGTAAACGACGATCGGTGTGCCGGCGGCTTCCGTATTTAAATCAGACGCTACCGCCGAAGTGGCGCTCGTCAGCACTTGTGCGAATTGATTCATGGCGATGACGTCGTCGTTCCAGGAATATTCGTATGACTTGGGCGTCGCGGTGCCAGCCATGATGTCGTGGAACTGGCCGCCGAGCACGAGGCGCCAAGCGTGATTCAAACGCTCGAGCGGATAGGGACGTCCGCCGAGCCATGCGGCGCCGACGGACGCCTCTTCCGCGGCGTGAGCGAGATTTTCGTTTTCGCGGTTCCAGCGTTTGTGAACCTCTTCGGAAGTGAGCGAGCCGGCGGAGTGATTCGTCAATTCGAGGTCGCCCTGATAACGCGGCAAACCGGCGGTCAAATGCTCGGTGAGAATGTCTTTGAACATTTGATCGGCGTCAGAAGAAATAATGTGGAGAGGGCCAGTGCCCATGCGTACTTGCGGGCCTGCAGGCGGCGCGGATGCATTTTCGTTGTCGTCATCCTGATTGGGATTTCGCGGAGGAAGAGCGCCCATGCTTTTCGTCACCATTTCTTCGACGAGCCTGACTGAGTTCTCGTCGGGCGAGCCGCCGATGTCGCCGGTGCCGTAATAGTGATAGTCGGCGAAAACGCCGCTGACTTTGCCGTCCAGATCCACGCGCTTGGGCCAGTCGATGAAATTGCGCACGTCAGGAGGCC
This window encodes:
- a CDS encoding glycoside hydrolase family 38 C-terminal domain-containing protein, which encodes MKTSPRNVICFWKVNAIVCALILTLILLPRAASAQTKKTAAPEAKTSAHANAPDLKKQPTLYLVGYAHLDTQWRWEYPQVISEYLPDTMRKNFSLFQKYPHYIFNWTGANRYMMMDEYYPSDFAKLKHYVATGQWFPAGSSMEENDVNSPSPESIIRQVLYGNEYFRREFGKASDEYMLPDCFGFPADLPSILAAAGIKGFSTQKLTWGSSAPVGGPDSPEQTPAGTPFNVGVWAGPDGRSVIAALNPESYSGGVSYDLTKSTRPPDVRNFIDWPKRVDLDGKVSGVFADYHYYGTGDIGGSPDENSVRLVEEMVTKSMGALPPRNPNQDDDNENASAPPAGPQVRMGTGPLHIISSDADQMFKDILTEHLTAGLPRYQGDLELTNHSAGSLTSEEVHKRWNRENENLAHAAEEASVGAAWLGGRPYPLERLNHAWRLVLGGQFHDIMAGTATPKSYEYSWNDDVIAMNQFAQVLTSATSAVASDLNTEAAGTPIVVYNPLSIDREDVVEANINFSGGAPQGIRVVGPDGREVSAQINGDENGVARVLFLAKVPSTGFAVYDVQPSATAPLPNSELKVTNSSLENARYRIQLNHDGDVSSIFDKKLNRELLSAPARLAFQTEKPSQWPAWNMDWSDQTKPPRGYVGGPAKITIVENGPVRVALRIDREAEGSKFVQTIRLSAGDAGNRIEFANAIDWKTREAALKATFPLTASNEHATYNWGAGTIERPTDNEKMFEMPSHRWFDLTDQSGSFGVTILSGVKTGSDKPSDNTLRLTLLYTPGVSDAGQSYRDQGSQDFGHHEFLYGFSSHAGGWRDGDTAWQAYRLDAPLIAFQTTKHRGALGKTFSLLKVSNNSVRVMVFKKAEEHNDEVVRLVEMNGKPRRDVRISFAAPVV